A genome region from Akkermansiaceae bacterium includes the following:
- a CDS encoding type III pantothenate kinase, giving the protein MAWLLIDNSNSRTKLALGDRRGLLDWRAVLPTAELGAASLDKVLAGLGFEAVAVASVVPGKAGLIASHFGGEKPVHFINHESPLGYRFCLEHPDQIGSDRLANAVALRERHGFPGIAVDFGTAVTFSALSADGDFLGGAIAPGMAAMTSYLAGRTAQLPSIEAGEPVSAIGKTTVEAMEAGAVFGHRGMVAGILRGMLSGMPAGTKVVATGGGAAFAARGLGEIGAVDPDLTLEGIRLVARRIFCEGPGKS; this is encoded by the coding sequence ATGGCTTGGCTTCTGATCGACAATTCGAACAGCCGCACCAAGCTCGCCCTTGGCGACCGCAGGGGATTGCTGGACTGGCGGGCGGTGCTCCCGACGGCGGAGCTGGGTGCAGCCTCGCTGGACAAGGTGCTTGCCGGGCTTGGTTTCGAGGCCGTGGCGGTGGCCTCCGTGGTTCCGGGGAAGGCCGGGCTGATCGCCTCACACTTCGGCGGGGAGAAACCGGTTCATTTCATCAACCATGAGAGCCCGCTCGGTTACCGGTTCTGCCTGGAGCACCCGGACCAGATCGGGAGCGACCGACTTGCCAACGCCGTGGCGCTGCGCGAGAGGCACGGGTTTCCCGGGATCGCGGTGGATTTTGGCACGGCTGTGACATTCAGCGCGCTTTCCGCGGATGGGGATTTCCTGGGAGGTGCGATCGCACCGGGGATGGCCGCGATGACTTCCTACCTGGCCGGACGCACCGCCCAGCTGCCGTCCATCGAGGCCGGCGAGCCGGTCTCCGCGATCGGGAAAACCACCGTCGAAGCCATGGAGGCCGGGGCGGTCTTCGGCCACCGGGGGATGGTGGCGGGGATACTCCGGGGAATGCTTTCCGGGATGCCTGCGGGGACGAAAGTGGTCGCGACGGGCGGGGGGGCGGCATTCGCGGCCAGGGGTCTTGGCGAAATCGGAGCCGTTGACCCGGATCTCACGCTGGAGGGGATACGGCTCGTCGCGAGGCGGATCTTTTGCGAGGGGCCTGGCAAAAGCTAA
- the amt gene encoding ammonium transporter, with protein MPTTGYGQDEAAPAPTEEVAEPAAPATDAPAAEEAAEPDGYADFMAGPDAAMFTVNNLWILISAALVFIMHLGFSTVESGLCQKKNTVNILFKNVFIVCIGALGYMIYGFNAMYPGDATAGAWNGFFAVGGPLMNGFADDATRTANVTGEYGSYTIWSDFIFQAMFAATAATIVSGAVAERVKLGSFMIYATLLVTFIYPITGSWEWGIGGWLNTVGAEKFGGEFVDFAGSSLVHAFGGFAALAAVIVLGPRAGKYTKDGVKPILPHSLPLAAIGVFLLFLGWFGFNGGSVLSADPEGVSRVFVTTAMAGFGGGLAAIFTSWIVLKKPDLSMGLNGMLAGLVGITAGAGAITPWGSVLVGAIAGALVVVSVLFFDKIKIDDPVGAISVHGVCGVWGTLAVGIFGQDGLNGGEISFMTQLVGTVSISAFAFIASLILFIILKVTLGVRVDAQEEAEGLDVAEHGSPAYTDSHA; from the coding sequence ATGCCAACGACCGGCTACGGTCAGGATGAGGCGGCCCCGGCGCCAACCGAAGAGGTGGCGGAACCAGCAGCCCCTGCAACAGATGCCCCGGCGGCCGAGGAAGCAGCCGAGCCGGATGGCTACGCGGATTTCATGGCCGGCCCGGACGCAGCCATGTTCACGGTCAACAACCTGTGGATCCTGATCTCCGCCGCCTTGGTCTTCATCATGCACCTCGGATTCTCCACGGTTGAATCCGGCCTGTGCCAGAAGAAAAACACTGTGAACATCCTGTTCAAGAACGTCTTCATCGTATGCATCGGTGCGTTGGGCTACATGATCTATGGGTTCAACGCGATGTATCCGGGGGACGCCACCGCCGGGGCCTGGAACGGTTTCTTTGCGGTCGGCGGACCGCTCATGAACGGCTTCGCGGACGACGCGACCCGCACAGCGAATGTCACCGGCGAATACGGCAGTTACACCATCTGGTCCGACTTCATCTTCCAGGCCATGTTTGCCGCTACTGCTGCAACCATCGTTTCCGGAGCGGTTGCCGAGCGTGTGAAGCTCGGATCCTTCATGATCTACGCCACGCTCCTCGTGACCTTCATTTACCCGATCACCGGCTCCTGGGAATGGGGTATCGGTGGCTGGCTCAACACCGTCGGCGCAGAGAAATTCGGCGGCGAGTTCGTTGACTTCGCAGGCTCCTCCCTCGTCCATGCCTTCGGAGGCTTCGCTGCACTCGCAGCTGTCATCGTCCTCGGCCCACGTGCCGGCAAATACACCAAGGATGGCGTCAAGCCAATCCTTCCCCATAGCCTTCCGCTTGCTGCAATCGGTGTGTTCCTCCTATTCCTCGGTTGGTTCGGCTTCAACGGCGGTTCCGTCCTGAGCGCCGACCCAGAGGGAGTGTCGCGAGTGTTTGTCACGACCGCAATGGCCGGATTCGGTGGCGGCCTTGCCGCGATCTTCACTTCGTGGATCGTTCTCAAAAAGCCTGATCTCTCCATGGGGCTCAACGGCATGCTTGCCGGTCTCGTCGGAATCACGGCCGGTGCCGGTGCGATCACCCCTTGGGGTTCCGTCCTTGTGGGAGCCATCGCTGGTGCTTTGGTTGTCGTTTCCGTGCTCTTCTTTGACAAAATCAAGATCGACGATCCTGTCGGTGCGATTTCCGTCCACGGCGTCTGCGGCGTGTGGGGGACATTGGCCGTCGGCATCTTCGGCCAGGACGGATTGAACGGGGGCGAGATCAGCTTCATGACACAGCTCGTCGGCACGGTTTCGATCTCCGCCTTCGCGTTCATCGCCTCGCTGATCCTCTTCATCATCCTCAAGGTCACCCTAGGTGTCCGAGTGGATGCACAGGAGGAAGCGGAAGGTCTCGACGTTGCCGAGCACGGGTCACCCGCCTACACCGACAGCCACGCATAA